From a region of the Corallococcus coralloides DSM 2259 genome:
- a CDS encoding macro domain-containing protein — MPVQLVEGDLLDQPVDAIVNAWNRNIIPWWLLLPQGVSGAIKRRGGTAPFREVARVGPMPLGSAVVTGPGRLPFKGIIHVAGINMLWRASARSIQDSVRNALERAKEQGFRSVAFPIIGAGSGSFDEDRALELMREALGDAPDFDVRVVRFRR; from the coding sequence ATGCCCGTGCAACTGGTGGAAGGCGACCTGCTGGACCAGCCGGTGGACGCCATCGTCAACGCGTGGAACCGGAACATCATCCCCTGGTGGCTGCTCTTGCCCCAGGGGGTGTCCGGGGCCATCAAGCGCCGGGGTGGTACGGCGCCATTCCGTGAGGTCGCGCGCGTGGGGCCCATGCCTTTGGGCTCGGCGGTGGTGACCGGGCCGGGGCGCCTGCCCTTCAAGGGCATCATCCACGTCGCGGGCATCAACATGCTCTGGCGTGCGTCCGCGCGGTCCATCCAGGACTCGGTGCGAAACGCGCTGGAGCGCGCGAAGGAGCAGGGCTTCCGCTCCGTGGCGTTCCCCATCATCGGCGCGGGCTCCGGGAGCTTCGACGAGGACCGCGCGCTGGAGCTGATGCGCGAGGCCCTGGGAGACGCCCCCGATTTCGACGTGCGCGTGGTGCGCTTCCGCCGTTAG